The proteins below are encoded in one region of Bacteroides uniformis:
- a CDS encoding PhoH family protein: MGAKKNFVIDTNVILHDYNCLKNFQENDIYLPIVVLEELDKFKKGNEQINFNAREFVRELDLITDDNLFTKGAPLGEGLGRLFVVAGMVDSPRVRDSFPERIPDHQILSVVDWLSTKKPKMKTILVTKDVNLRMKARSIGLLCEDYINDKVINVDIFEKSNEVFEGIDPALIDRIYSSKEGLDINEFDFKDIIRPNECFVLKSDRSSVLARYNPFAHSICRVHKTKNYGIEPRNAEQSFAFEVLNDPNIKLVALTGKAGTGKTLLALAAALGKLTDYKQILLARPIVALSNKDLGFLPGDANEKVAPYMQPLFDNLNVIKHQFAANSSEVKRLEDMQKSEQLVIEALAFIRGRSLSETYCIIDEAQNLTPHEIKTIITRAGEGTKMVFTGDIQQIDQPYLDSQSNGLVYMIDRMRDQNLFAHVNLVKGERSQLSELASNLM, translated from the coding sequence ATGGGAGCTAAGAAAAATTTTGTGATTGATACGAATGTGATTCTTCACGATTATAACTGTTTGAAGAATTTTCAAGAGAATGACATTTATCTTCCCATCGTAGTCCTTGAAGAACTGGACAAATTCAAGAAAGGTAATGAGCAGATTAATTTCAATGCGCGTGAGTTCGTCCGTGAGCTTGATTTGATTACCGATGATAATCTGTTCACCAAAGGGGCGCCATTGGGAGAGGGCTTAGGCCGTCTGTTTGTGGTGGCAGGCATGGTGGACTCTCCCCGAGTACGTGATTCCTTTCCCGAACGCATCCCCGACCATCAGATTCTGTCGGTAGTGGACTGGCTTTCCACCAAAAAGCCTAAAATGAAAACCATCCTTGTCACGAAAGACGTGAATCTGCGCATGAAGGCGCGTTCCATCGGTCTGCTGTGCGAAGACTACATCAATGATAAGGTAATCAATGTGGATATATTCGAAAAGTCGAATGAAGTGTTCGAGGGTATTGACCCTGCGCTGATAGACCGCATTTATTCTTCCAAAGAAGGACTGGACATCAACGAGTTCGATTTTAAGGACATCATTCGTCCCAACGAATGTTTTGTGCTGAAGAGTGACCGCAGCAGTGTGCTTGCGCGTTATAATCCCTTTGCCCATTCGATTTGCCGGGTCCACAAGACAAAGAATTATGGCATTGAGCCGCGCAATGCCGAGCAGAGCTTTGCTTTTGAGGTGCTGAACGACCCGAACATCAAGTTGGTTGCCCTGACCGGCAAGGCGGGAACCGGCAAGACCCTGCTGGCATTGGCCGCCGCATTGGGAAAACTTACCGACTACAAGCAGATTCTCCTGGCACGTCCCATCGTGGCCCTATCCAATAAAGACCTTGGATTCCTTCCCGGTGATGCCAATGAGAAAGTGGCTCCTTACATGCAGCCTTTGTTCGATAATTTGAATGTAATCAAGCATCAGTTCGCTGCCAATTCCTCTGAAGTGAAACGCTTGGAGGATATGCAAAAAAGTGAACAATTGGTCATCGAGGCATTAGCCTTTATCCGCGGGCGCAGTTTGAGCGAGACCTACTGTATTATTGATGAAGCCCAAAACTTGACTCCGCATGAGATTAAGACCATCATCACCCGTGCCGGTGAAGGCACAAAAATGGTGTTTACCGGTGATATTCAGCAGATAGACCAACCCTATCTGGACAGTCAGTCCAATGGGCTTGTTTATATGATAGACCGTATGAGGGACCAGAACTTGTTTGCCCATGTCAATCTGGTGAAAGGAGAACGTAGCCAGTTGAGCGAGTTGGCAAGTAATCTGATGTAG
- a CDS encoding bifunctional folylpolyglutamate synthase/dihydrofolate synthase → MDYQDTLTYLYNSVPMFQQVGGSAYKEGLENTLTLDAHFEHPHRSFRSIHVAGTNGKGSCSHTLAAILQEAGYRVGLYTSPHLVDFRERIRINGQPIPEEYVIRFVEQERGFFEPLHPSFFELTTAMAFRYFADEKVDVAVIEVGLGGRLDCTNIIRPDVCIITNISFDHTQFLGDTLAKIAGEKAGIIKSGIPVIIGETTPETKPVFLEKAQTTGAPIYFAEENDREDYPGIEYELKGLYQQKNARTILTALPLLKEAGYRLDGQAVRSGFARVVELTGLMGRWQKLQESPTLICDTGHNVGGITYITEQLKQQAYRQLHIIIGMVNDKDIRGVLALLPREATYYFTKASVKRALPESELQELAEAAGLEGHCYPDVPAAVRAAQEKSLPEDFIFVGGSSFIVADLLANRDALNLY, encoded by the coding sequence ATGGATTATCAGGACACTTTAACTTACTTATATAACAGTGTGCCCATGTTTCAGCAAGTGGGCGGCTCAGCATACAAGGAAGGATTGGAAAACACTCTGACCCTGGACGCACACTTCGAACATCCCCACCGCAGTTTCCGCAGCATTCATGTGGCCGGTACCAATGGAAAGGGTTCCTGCTCGCATACGCTTGCCGCCATACTGCAAGAGGCAGGATACAGGGTCGGGCTCTATACCTCGCCCCATCTGGTGGATTTCCGGGAGCGCATCCGGATTAACGGACAGCCTATACCCGAGGAATACGTCATCCGTTTTGTAGAGCAGGAACGTGGCTTCTTCGAACCCCTCCATCCCTCTTTCTTTGAGCTGACCACCGCCATGGCCTTCCGCTACTTTGCCGATGAAAAGGTGGATGTAGCCGTAATCGAGGTGGGACTAGGCGGACGCCTGGACTGTACCAATATCATCCGTCCGGATGTATGCATCATCACCAACATCAGTTTTGACCATACCCAATTCCTGGGGGACACCTTGGCAAAAATCGCAGGAGAGAAGGCAGGAATCATTAAAAGCGGTATCCCCGTTATAATCGGCGAGACCACTCCCGAAACGAAACCGGTATTTCTGGAAAAAGCACAGACAACGGGTGCTCCCATCTACTTTGCCGAGGAGAATGACCGTGAAGACTATCCCGGAATAGAATACGAACTGAAAGGGCTCTACCAGCAGAAAAATGCCCGGACCATCCTCACCGCCCTCCCGCTACTGAAAGAAGCCGGCTACCGGCTGGACGGACAAGCAGTGCGCAGTGGCTTTGCCCGTGTGGTGGAACTGACAGGCTTGATGGGACGCTGGCAAAAACTGCAGGAGTCGCCCACCCTGATTTGTGACACCGGCCACAATGTGGGAGGCATCACCTACATTACAGAACAACTGAAACAGCAGGCTTACCGCCAGCTACACATCATCATAGGCATGGTGAATGACAAGGATATACGGGGGGTACTGGCCCTGCTGCCCCGGGAAGCGACCTACTACTTCACCAAAGCCAGCGTGAAGCGAGCATTGCCCGAAAGCGAACTACAGGAGCTTGCCGAAGCAGCAGGTCTGGAAGGACATTGCTATCCTGATGTACCTGCCGCCGTGCGGGCCGCACAAGAAAAAAGCCTCCCGGAAGATTTCATCTTCGTGGGAGGCAGCAGTTTCATTGTGGCCGACTTGTTAGCGAACCGCGATGCACTCAATCTCTACTAA
- a CDS encoding RidA family protein — translation MKKVICSQKAPGAIGPYSQAIEAGGMVFVSGQLPIDAATGVMAEGAEAQARQSLENIKHILEEAGLGMANIVKTTVFLADMSLFADMNKVYATYFDGAFPARSAVAVKALPKDALVEIECIAVR, via the coding sequence ATGAAGAAAGTGATTTGCAGCCAGAAGGCACCGGGCGCCATAGGCCCTTATAGCCAGGCTATCGAAGCCGGCGGAATGGTATTTGTATCAGGTCAGTTGCCTATTGACGCAGCTACCGGAGTGATGGCTGAAGGTGCTGAAGCGCAAGCCCGCCAGTCCTTGGAGAATATAAAGCATATTCTGGAAGAGGCAGGCCTGGGCATGGCAAATATTGTGAAGACAACCGTTTTCCTGGCAGACATGTCCTTGTTCGCTGATATGAACAAGGTATATGCCACCTATTTTGACGGTGCTTTCCCGGCACGTTCGGCTGTGGCAGTGAAGGCGTTGCCCAAAGATGCCTTAGTAGAGATTGAGTGCATCGCGGTTCGCTAA
- a CDS encoding tetratricopeptide repeat protein, whose translation MKKKLLLMLTLCLLAQWSVAQAPKWVDKAKRAVFSVVTYDQDDKILNTGNGFFVTEDGVALSDYTLFKGAQRAVVMSSDGAQMPVEAIMGADDMYDVVKFRVGISGKKVTALTLAAVAPAAGADVYLLPYSTQKDRSFTAGKVKEADKISGNYSYYTLDMRLKDKMVSCPLMTVDGQVFGLAQKSSGQDTATICYAIDANFAMSQNISALSYGDMSLKGIGIKKALPDTEEQALVFLYMASSQLSPEKYMETLNDFIAQYPASADGYLRRASQHLFMSREDASMDKVAADMDKALEVAAKKDDVYYNRAKIIYNYALGKPEKVYKDWSLDKALDEVRKAIAIDELPVYVQLEGDILFAKQDYPSAFTSYDKVNKTILASPATFFSAAKTKELMQAPAEEVLALMDSCVARFTQPYTEEAAPYLLERAQARMNADQARNAMLDYDAYYNAVNGKVNDMFYYYREQAALKAKQYQRALDDMAKAIELNPEDLTYRAELAVVNLRVGRYEEALNVLKAALEKDPKYAEAYRLMGIAQLQMKKDKEACASFAKAKELGDPNVDALIEKHCK comes from the coding sequence ATGAAAAAGAAATTGCTGTTGATGCTCACTCTCTGTTTATTGGCTCAGTGGAGTGTGGCACAAGCCCCGAAGTGGGTAGACAAAGCCAAACGTGCCGTTTTTTCGGTGGTGACCTACGACCAGGACGATAAGATACTGAATACTGGAAACGGCTTTTTTGTCACTGAAGATGGCGTTGCGCTTTCTGACTACACCTTGTTCAAAGGTGCCCAGCGCGCCGTTGTGATGAGCTCGGACGGGGCACAGATGCCGGTGGAGGCCATTATGGGGGCCGATGACATGTACGATGTTGTCAAGTTCCGTGTCGGCATCTCCGGAAAGAAAGTCACGGCACTCACTTTGGCTGCTGTGGCTCCGGCTGCCGGTGCGGATGTATATCTGCTGCCTTATTCCACCCAAAAGGACCGTTCCTTCACTGCCGGGAAAGTAAAGGAAGCTGATAAGATTTCCGGCAACTATTCCTATTATACGCTCGATATGCGTCTGAAGGACAAGATGGTGAGTTGTCCGCTGATGACTGTGGACGGGCAGGTCTTCGGCCTTGCGCAGAAGTCCTCCGGACAAGACACGGCTACCATCTGCTATGCCATTGATGCCAATTTCGCCATGTCACAGAATATCTCCGCATTGTCTTATGGAGATATGTCATTAAAGGGCATCGGTATCAAGAAGGCATTGCCCGATACCGAAGAGCAGGCTTTGGTGTTCCTCTACATGGCTTCTTCCCAACTGTCTCCGGAGAAGTATATGGAGACTCTGAACGATTTCATTGCACAATATCCTGCCAGTGCCGACGGTTATCTGCGCCGTGCTTCCCAGCATCTGTTCATGTCCCGTGAAGATGCTTCCATGGATAAGGTCGCCGCAGATATGGATAAGGCTTTGGAGGTTGCCGCAAAGAAAGATGATGTGTATTACAACCGGGCCAAGATAATCTATAATTATGCATTGGGCAAGCCCGAGAAAGTTTATAAGGACTGGTCGCTCGACAAGGCTCTGGACGAGGTACGGAAAGCGATAGCCATTGACGAGCTTCCGGTTTATGTCCAGTTGGAGGGTGACATCCTGTTTGCCAAGCAGGACTATCCGTCGGCATTTACCAGCTATGATAAAGTGAATAAGACCATTCTGGCCTCTCCGGCTACCTTCTTCAGTGCCGCCAAGACCAAGGAATTGATGCAGGCGCCTGCCGAGGAGGTACTGGCTCTGATGGACAGTTGTGTGGCCCGCTTTACCCAGCCCTATACGGAGGAAGCCGCCCCTTACTTGCTGGAGCGTGCCCAAGCCCGTATGAATGCAGACCAGGCGCGTAATGCCATGCTGGATTATGACGCCTATTACAATGCCGTGAACGGTAAAGTGAACGACATGTTCTACTATTACCGTGAGCAGGCTGCTTTGAAGGCCAAGCAGTACCAGCGTGCGCTGGACGATATGGCGAAAGCCATCGAACTGAATCCGGAGGATTTGACTTACCGTGCCGAACTGGCAGTGGTGAATCTTCGCGTGGGACGTTACGAAGAGGCGTTGAATGTGCTGAAGGCTGCTCTGGAGAAAGACCCTAAGTATGCCGAGGCCTACCGTCTGATGGGTATCGCCCAGCTGCAGATGAAGAAGGACAAGGAAGCTTGTGCCAGCTTTGCCAAGGCAAAGGAATTGGGTGACCCCAATGTGGATGCTTTGATTGAGAAGCATTGCAAGTAA
- the rlmB gene encoding 23S rRNA (guanosine(2251)-2'-O)-methyltransferase RlmB produces MVDNSEMIFGVRAVIEAIQAGKEIDKILVKKDIQSDLSKELFAVLKGTLIPVQRVPVERINRVTRKNHQGVIAFISSVTYQKTEDLVPFLFEQGKNPLFVMLDGITDVRNFGAIARTCECAAVDAVIIPARNSVSVNADAMKTSAGALHTLPVCREHSLKETLQFLKNSGFHIVAATEKGDYDYTKADYTGPMCIIMGAEDKGVSYDNLALCDEWVKIPMLGTIESLNVSVAAGILIYEAVKQRTN; encoded by the coding sequence ATGGTTGATAACAGTGAAATGATTTTCGGCGTCCGTGCCGTGATAGAAGCCATTCAGGCAGGAAAAGAGATAGACAAGATATTGGTAAAGAAGGACATTCAGAGTGATTTGTCAAAAGAGCTGTTCGCTGTCTTGAAAGGGACTTTGATACCGGTACAGCGCGTTCCGGTGGAACGCATCAACCGCGTGACGCGTAAGAATCACCAGGGAGTGATTGCCTTCATCTCTTCAGTCACTTACCAGAAGACGGAGGACTTGGTACCTTTCCTTTTCGAGCAGGGCAAGAATCCTCTGTTTGTGATGCTCGACGGCATCACGGATGTCCGCAATTTCGGCGCCATTGCCCGTACTTGCGAGTGTGCGGCGGTAGATGCCGTGATTATCCCTGCACGGAACAGTGTATCAGTCAACGCAGATGCCATGAAAACTTCGGCAGGAGCCTTGCACACTTTGCCCGTTTGCCGCGAACACAGCCTGAAAGAGACCCTGCAATTCCTCAAGAATAGTGGTTTCCATATCGTGGCAGCCACGGAGAAAGGCGATTACGACTATACCAAAGCCGACTATACCGGTCCGATGTGCATCATTATGGGTGCCGAAGACAAGGGGGTGTCCTATGACAATCTGGCGTTGTGTGACGAGTGGGTGAAAATTCCCATGTTGGGAACCATCGAGTCCCTCAATGTTTCCGTTGCAGCCGGCATTTTGATTTATGAAGCGGTAAAACAAAGAACCAACTAA
- the recN gene encoding DNA repair protein RecN: MLRSLYIQNYALIEKLDISFSSGFSVITGETGAGKSIILGAIGLLLGQRADVKAIRVGASKCIIEARFDISAYGMQPFFEENELEYEEECILRREVSASGKSRAFINDTPASLAQMKELGELLIDVHSQHQNLLLNKEGFQLNVLDILSHNEEALSAYQHIFGAWKQAQQDLEALVARANQDKSDEDYIRFQLEQLEEAHLSAGEQEELEQEADTLSHAEEIKAGLYRVGQTLYSDEGGLLSGLKECLNTMLGLQRVYPVAGELAERMESTYIELKDISQEVSGKEDEIEFNPERLDEVNERLNLIYTLQQKHRVSTVGELLALTDEYAAKLSAITSSDEHIEELKARCDALYNKVKKQAAVLTKARTAAAREVEKQMAARLVPLGMPNVRFQVEIGARKEPGIHGADTVNFLFSANKNGALQSVSSVASGGEIARVMLSIKAMIAGAVKLPTIVFDEIDTGVSGEIADRMADIMQEMGEQDRQVISITHLPQIAARGRAHYKVYKQDNETETNSHIRRLTDDERVEEIAHMLSGAKLTEAALNNARALLEVSNSK; this comes from the coding sequence ATGTTGCGTTCGCTTTACATACAGAATTATGCGCTTATTGAAAAGCTCGATATCAGCTTCAGCAGCGGTTTCTCGGTGATAACGGGTGAGACCGGTGCTGGAAAATCCATTATTCTGGGTGCCATCGGTCTGCTGCTGGGACAGCGTGCCGATGTGAAAGCCATTCGTGTAGGAGCTTCGAAGTGCATTATCGAGGCCCGTTTTGATATTTCCGCTTACGGTATGCAGCCTTTCTTTGAGGAGAATGAGTTGGAGTACGAGGAAGAATGCATCCTGCGCCGCGAGGTGTCCGCTTCGGGCAAGAGCCGGGCATTCATCAATGACACGCCTGCTTCATTGGCTCAGATGAAGGAGTTGGGAGAACTGCTGATTGACGTGCATTCCCAGCATCAGAACCTATTGCTGAACAAGGAAGGATTTCAGTTGAATGTACTGGACATCTTGTCGCATAACGAAGAGGCCTTGTCTGCTTACCAGCATATCTTCGGAGCATGGAAGCAGGCACAGCAGGATTTGGAGGCCCTTGTTGCCCGTGCCAATCAGGATAAGTCGGACGAAGACTATATCCGTTTCCAACTGGAACAGTTGGAAGAGGCACACTTGTCTGCCGGTGAGCAGGAGGAGCTGGAGCAAGAGGCAGATACGCTGAGCCATGCGGAAGAGATAAAGGCCGGACTCTATCGGGTAGGGCAGACGCTCTACTCGGACGAAGGAGGCTTGTTGTCCGGGCTGAAGGAATGCCTGAACACGATGCTCGGCCTGCAGAGGGTTTATCCGGTTGCCGGGGAACTTGCCGAACGCATGGAAAGCACTTATATCGAGTTGAAGGATATTTCGCAGGAAGTGTCGGGTAAGGAGGATGAAATAGAGTTCAACCCCGAACGTCTGGATGAAGTGAACGAACGTCTGAACTTGATTTATACGCTCCAACAGAAGCACCGCGTTTCCACTGTCGGTGAACTTCTGGCGCTGACGGATGAATACGCCGCCAAACTCTCAGCCATCACTTCGTCCGACGAGCACATCGAGGAACTGAAAGCGCGTTGCGACGCTTTATATAATAAGGTGAAAAAGCAGGCTGCCGTCCTCACCAAGGCGCGTACTGCCGCTGCCCGTGAAGTGGAGAAGCAGATGGCTGCGCGGCTGGTTCCGTTGGGCATGCCCAATGTCCGTTTCCAGGTAGAGATAGGTGCCCGCAAAGAGCCGGGCATACACGGGGCGGATACTGTGAACTTCTTGTTTTCCGCGAATAAGAACGGGGCATTGCAAAGCGTCTCCTCCGTAGCTTCGGGTGGTGAAATAGCCCGCGTCATGCTCTCCATCAAAGCAATGATAGCCGGTGCCGTCAAGCTTCCTACCATTGTATTCGACGAAATAGATACCGGAGTCTCCGGCGAGATAGCCGACCGCATGGCGGATATCATGCAGGAGATGGGCGAGCAGGACCGCCAGGTAATCAGCATTACCCATCTACCCCAGATTGCTGCCCGTGGACGCGCCCATTACAAGGTGTACAAGCAGGACAACGAAACGGAAACAAACAGTCACATCCGTCGTCTGACCGACGATGAACGCGTGGAAGAAATAGCCCATATGCTGAGTGGTGCTAAGCTGACCGAAGCCGCACTGAACAATGCCAGAGCATTGCTGGAAGTATCAAATAGTAAATAG
- the coaBC gene encoding bifunctional phosphopantothenoylcysteine decarboxylase/phosphopantothenate--cysteine ligase CoaBC: MANILKGKKIVLGITGSIAAYKACYIIRGLIKRGAEVQVVITPAGKEFITPITLSALTSKPVISEFFAQRDGTWNSHVDLGLWADAMLIAPATASTIGKMANGVADNMLITTYLSAKAPVFVAPAMDLDMYAHPSTQKNLDTLRSYGNHIIEPATGELASHLVGKGRMEEPENIIRHLEMYFAAKDGDLVGKTVMITAGPTYEKIDPVRFIGNYSSGKMGLALADECTARGAKVILIAGPVQQGTYFPMHQYHAVESAQEMFEAASAAFVHADAAILTAAVADYTPEQVADEKIKREKTGEMSLNLKPTRDIAAFLGNLKNDAEHCQRLLIGFALETHNEQMNAEDKLNRKNLDFIVLNSLNDKGAGFRCDTNKISIIDHQGKTDYPLKSKAEVAADIVDRLVKDLNSK; this comes from the coding sequence ATGGCAAATATACTGAAAGGGAAGAAAATAGTATTGGGCATTACGGGCAGCATTGCCGCCTATAAAGCATGCTATATTATTCGCGGACTGATTAAGCGTGGTGCAGAGGTGCAGGTGGTCATTACGCCTGCCGGAAAAGAATTTATTACCCCTATCACGCTCTCTGCCTTGACCAGCAAACCGGTTATCAGTGAGTTCTTTGCCCAACGCGATGGCACCTGGAACAGCCATGTGGACCTCGGTCTGTGGGCAGATGCCATGCTGATAGCCCCGGCTACGGCTTCCACCATCGGCAAGATGGCGAATGGCGTGGCAGACAATATGCTGATTACCACCTATCTTTCCGCCAAAGCTCCGGTGTTTGTGGCGCCTGCCATGGACCTGGACATGTATGCCCATCCTTCCACCCAAAAGAATCTGGATACACTCCGCTCTTATGGAAACCACATCATAGAACCTGCTACGGGAGAACTCGCCAGCCATCTGGTGGGGAAAGGCCGTATGGAGGAGCCGGAGAATATCATCCGCCACCTGGAAATGTACTTTGCTGCCAAAGATGGCGACCTGGTGGGCAAGACAGTGATGATAACCGCAGGACCTACTTATGAGAAGATAGACCCGGTGCGCTTCATCGGCAACTATTCTTCCGGCAAGATGGGACTTGCCCTGGCAGATGAATGTACCGCCAGAGGGGCCAAGGTGATACTGATTGCCGGTCCGGTGCAGCAAGGCACTTACTTCCCGATGCACCAGTACCATGCGGTAGAGTCGGCGCAGGAGATGTTCGAGGCTGCATCCGCCGCCTTTGTCCATGCCGATGCCGCCATCTTGACGGCTGCCGTGGCAGACTACACCCCCGAACAAGTGGCGGATGAGAAAATCAAGCGCGAAAAGACCGGGGAGATGAGTTTGAACTTGAAACCTACCCGCGACATAGCCGCTTTCTTAGGCAATCTGAAGAACGATGCGGAGCACTGTCAACGCCTCCTCATAGGCTTTGCCCTTGAGACTCATAACGAGCAGATGAATGCGGAAGACAAGCTCAACCGCAAGAATCTGGACTTCATCGTGCTGAACTCCCTGAACGACAAGGGAGCCGGTTTTCGTTGCGATACCAATAAAATCAGTATCATAGACCACCAGGGAAAGACGGACTACCCCTTGAAGTCCAAAGCCGAAGTGGCTGCCGACATCGTAGACCGTCTGGTGAAAGATTTAAATAGTAAATAG
- a CDS encoding 3'-5' exonuclease: MKLNLKNPIVFFDLETTGTNINSDRIVEICYLKVYPNGNEESKTMRINPEMPIPAEASAVHGIYDADIADCPTFKEVARNIANDIEGCDLAGFNSNRFDIPVLAEEFLRAGVDIDMSRRKFVDVQVIFHKMEQRTLSAAYKFYCGKNLEDAHTAEADTRATYEVLMSQLDRYPELQNDVAFLADYSSFNKNVDFAGRMVYDDKGVEVFNFGKYKGMSVSDVLKRDPGYYSWILNSDFTLNTKATLTKIRLREMTQK; this comes from the coding sequence ATGAAATTGAATCTGAAAAATCCGATAGTCTTTTTTGATTTGGAGACTACGGGTACCAATATCAACTCAGACCGAATTGTCGAAATTTGTTACCTCAAGGTATATCCCAACGGGAATGAGGAGTCCAAAACCATGCGTATCAACCCCGAAATGCCCATTCCTGCCGAAGCATCTGCCGTTCATGGCATCTACGATGCCGATATAGCCGACTGCCCCACATTCAAGGAAGTGGCGCGCAACATTGCCAATGACATTGAAGGATGCGACTTGGCGGGCTTCAACTCCAACCGTTTTGATATCCCCGTCCTGGCGGAAGAGTTCCTTCGTGCCGGTGTGGACATTGACATGAGCCGCCGCAAGTTTGTGGACGTGCAGGTCATTTTCCACAAGATGGAGCAACGCACGCTGTCTGCTGCCTATAAATTCTATTGCGGCAAGAATCTGGAAGACGCCCATACGGCAGAGGCTGATACACGTGCCACTTACGAGGTGCTGATGTCTCAGTTGGACCGCTATCCGGAGTTGCAGAATGACGTGGCTTTCCTTGCCGACTATTCCAGCTTCAACAAGAATGTGGACTTTGCCGGCCGTATGGTCTACGACGATAAAGGTGTGGAAGTATTCAATTTTGGCAAGTACAAAGGCATGTCGGTATCCGATGTCTTGAAGCGCGACCCCGGCTATTACAGCTGGATTCTGAACAGTGATTTTACCCTGAATACCAAAGCCACGCTGACCAAGATACGTCTGCGTGAAATGACTCAGAAATAA
- the dnaN gene encoding DNA polymerase III subunit beta: MKFIVSSTALSSHLQAISRVINSKNALPILDCFLFELQDGTLSATVSDSETTMVTTVEVNESDMDGRFAVTAKTLLDALKEIPEQPLTFEINTDSLEITVQYQNGKYSLMGQNADEFPQSAMLGDNAVRVEMDAQVLLGGINRAVFATADDELRPVMNGIYFDITTEDITMVASDGHKLVRCKTLAAKGNERAAFILPKKPASLMKNLLPKEQGMVTIEFDERNAVFTLESYRMVCRLIEGRYPNYNSVIPQNNPYKVTVDRLQLLGALRRVSIFSSQASSLIKLRMQENLIVISAQDIDFSTSAEETLVCQYAGNPMSIGFKSTFLIDILNNISADEIVIELADPSRAGVIIPVEQEENEDLLMLLMPMMLND; this comes from the coding sequence ATGAAATTTATCGTTTCGAGTACTGCGCTCTCCAGTCATTTGCAGGCTATCAGCCGTGTGATTAATTCGAAGAATGCGTTGCCTATTTTGGATTGTTTCCTCTTTGAACTGCAAGACGGAACCTTGTCTGCAACTGTTTCCGACAGTGAAACGACGATGGTCACTACGGTCGAAGTGAATGAAAGTGATATGGACGGCCGTTTTGCCGTCACAGCCAAAACCCTTTTGGACGCTTTGAAGGAAATTCCCGAACAACCGTTGACTTTTGAAATCAATACGGATTCCCTTGAAATCACGGTACAGTATCAGAACGGTAAATACAGCCTGATGGGGCAGAATGCGGACGAGTTCCCGCAGTCTGCCATGTTGGGTGACAATGCCGTACGTGTGGAAATGGATGCACAAGTGTTGCTGGGTGGTATCAACCGTGCCGTGTTTGCTACGGCTGATGACGAGCTTCGTCCCGTGATGAACGGTATCTATTTCGATATCACAACGGAGGACATCACGATGGTGGCATCAGACGGTCATAAGCTGGTGCGCTGCAAGACACTGGCCGCCAAAGGTAACGAACGTGCCGCCTTTATCCTGCCCAAGAAGCCGGCTTCGCTGATGAAGAATCTGCTGCCGAAAGAGCAAGGCATGGTGACTATCGAGTTCGACGAACGCAACGCTGTGTTCACACTGGAAAGCTACCGCATGGTGTGCCGTCTTATCGAAGGTCGCTATCCCAACTACAACTCTGTGATTCCGCAGAACAACCCTTATAAAGTGACGGTAGACCGCCTGCAACTGCTCGGTGCTTTGCGCCGCGTGTCCATCTTCTCTTCGCAGGCAAGCAGCCTTATCAAGCTCCGTATGCAGGAGAATCTGATTGTCATCTCCGCACAGGACATCGACTTCTCTACATCGGCCGAAGAAACACTGGTTTGCCAATATGCGGGCAATCCGATGAGCATCGGTTTCAAGTCCACTTTCCTGATTGACATTCTGAATAACATTTCTGCCGATGAAATCGTTATCGAACTGGCAGATCCTTCACGTGCAGGTGTCATTATTCCGGTAGAGCAGGAAGAGAACGAAGACTTGCTGATGCTGCTGATGCCGATGATGCTGAATGACTGA
- a CDS encoding DUF3127 domain-containing protein has product MEFTGKIIAILQPRGGVSKSGNEWKSQEYVIEDHGQYPRKMCFDVFGADKIEQFNIQMGEELTVSFDVDARQWQDRWFNSIRAWKVERVSTAAPAPGAPVPPPAPTAAPEFLAGDAKDDLPF; this is encoded by the coding sequence ATGGAATTTACAGGAAAAATCATCGCTATACTCCAGCCCAGAGGCGGAGTTTCCAAGTCAGGTAACGAATGGAAATCACAAGAATATGTGATTGAAGACCATGGCCAATATCCGCGCAAAATGTGTTTTGACGTATTTGGAGCGGACAAAATCGAACAGTTCAATATTCAGATGGGCGAAGAGCTGACAGTATCTTTTGATGTAGACGCACGCCAATGGCAAGACCGTTGGTTCAACAGTATTCGCGCATGGAAGGTAGAACGCGTAAGCACTGCCGCACCCGCTCCGGGCGCTCCCGTTCCACCGCCGGCTCCCACTGCCGCACCGGAATTCCTCGCAGGGGATGCAAAGGATGACCTGCCGTTCTAA